In one window of Fulvia fulva chromosome 5, complete sequence DNA:
- a CDS encoding Ubiquitin carboxyl-terminal hydrolase puf, with amino-acid sequence MPAANADYVRDAVADANPDLTRKRQRLSEEADETSPLSTKDDILIEEVPMEEDGSSLANAIELHDDLDGGPLAPFSDIFLLSPANDMTAPQQIEWLRGHLATPNTHMDPAFFAVLATALGNHVTQAQALPDLGRTKYIDEQDFFDKLGEVCFRILARHTLFEKHILEDKRCKAEMLQHINDFMQNINDMCLNVLEILPSLMESISTRRDSGSIREGPQRNSLLWFIRILGQSLAGYNAGVFSHFKDFDFRPVASRKIREQQFLGFQGATDRLVTLLRKLTKYNKQLIDSAWDEQAWEAVSAILHVQDKLQVDKPDHIRAVLKTLHEDVLPVTCNRKKQALPVRLHELSISLSEKLLSQLLASADTEATIDIYTTYTRSDDDALFPQRTDGGALVQQLVDLSDSDVEVQRSLMSTASWLQQMNRLLHSDIMDFCNYGISELNTRLPKIYTQYRDSPQGLEHPVLVYIARFLRCHEVIRFIFGPNSHSSLINYSRDIVGFLAAINNYTNQETDVIWQACTESVEVEKVKASWSVLHGISGLLDIDHLLYLVEQFSLTARSKLSNDMIAALSDLFSTVSKTANGPLEGENRLKTAFVSIDLMMGLDATSEDPVSKQLRRVATHELLRFMGPDYTTGDRHQIFARCIQRYGASGGDATAAVTILNSMLSKITLSPDDTQDLLGMLSVPTAIKELGHFVEDRRALEDRNSTRLSIIARLIMILHLMTLAHETWAVEIAQLLFDIVVGDLALDNTARDLAWTYLSNVVKGTPQPSRVVRLLFKHFISNLASEVSLTHTTPRLVALLGASLGSPKDEYEMLGSPVWAKLVHCAESSGDDRVRQAATDTIRGILCNPDVPLPKGIRPVELQSKFTERQIERVLATSGKPGAASQQLACRQLDLLDAVLQASAKYPARVKTNKNSKLDLDPNSAENKVHFLIEVYWGGKNEPEQYHSSRSKTTKLRALADRLPALTGAYEHRLILGGKLVDLTKQADETLSSIGLQSSGVLQICPKYTIQSDINRLMKPVGTVEQTIMSHYKRIEALLVGTSEIARRTYDLLKQIRPPDETRDRVTSPQTELNEICPISSKWRIMMTAHVLKTHLLDFANIGVVDQTFFMRGTRILIAVVMAWNQMLDPQITTTVLDCLVCFLQERAETTVDVKITQEPDRLVTRMLDMCFRAVELHTKQSDLAEQVYKALLHAFQQQPEIWDSFVADSRTVDLHRQLLLSTNAELLGKVSTMIETFCKESFATSEGGASFYLKVLLGLVPDALSPQGRNAAFFQLATNILHADTTLPADEEGARDTMQELVTALWQYRHTETPNFPQKDAAMAGLLQLLLESIQVVRSAKKPLALEGFALQVFTQLLFPNKDGSCWQALLDEQSRSVAFRLVKATCESEEDIYGIIDRAFSALQETGNDPAATYPGRDKFLRAATEPSGLPNLRNTCYMNSLLQQLFANTKFRKFIFSIPLPGGSQETVLAAVSRLFANMQDGYFTSIDVAHLAKLLDIDVWIQEDVHTFYENFLSRLEADMPSADYKAQLARFYTGNLVSQVKGACGHVSSRLEEFVDIPIVVTNQKDLASSLEAYIQGEQMEGQNRYRCSACDPSTDGRLVDAMKRSCIEDLPDNVTFCLKRFSFEAMFGGDASKENGRFEFPQSIDLGKYTRAQLEDPEAKKDEDIFELVGVIVHWGTLTSGHYWSYTLVRNTASPDSRKWLRLNDSTADTVKNGLSEVQEECFGGGLGFDGKPRQDSAYVLFYQRKTSLEEQVAIATPVSDYSCMDPMPARVSLPPALEEELCKNNTWHQRIAQLFDDDFASFLAWAMENFGQYTTWGSSPSDTSISSREGPTGATANDLVNSSPDFRVIQAMNLLVATYYKRVVVCQPVSWKKLNTLVPSLKKLVSEQAIFAGYFLNQIIDDTPWFSKMILHEKRIVRTTTYELVVACLTALKQCDTTAYQSGLRQAVNIHSNMIHSNLSLGVEADYINFAIDLANLGAEEMAFILGEGYYTWAVHLLMLPANIRRQKHNPGLWHHFTTHPNMVSALYDFVHIVISAQLELEKARKRAIGSSDSGVSLYTDELDMLVKHGNPEVFYWMYAARHANKPNDWTTSSPGRLLSLLCEALPPQTMDMVESSLLGFIAQEEESFPAVMSMVLHYLSCDLPLERALPACNALGTTLIEWAESEEEFLNRIKDAYSLASVAILQSTKIWLRNMLTMHSKGTVRRGTRDFLMQEIFTGPAISDDEDCDAARAQFAMNMVTENCGVLKQAYSKEYARARYEPTIAIGRTAVQHLHDLCDEATKLRADAEEEEEDADDPVSMKLQIWIDEAQRAWTAWAQLEEDVLGDWSLEDEIVLRGNTRAESVEVSDGYYTSDYDEDMEDGSPMA; translated from the coding sequence ATGCCTGCCGCAAACGCTGATTACGTGCGCGACGCTGTCGCCGACGCGAATCCTGATCTCACGCGCAAACGGCAACGCCTTAGCGAGGAAGCCGATGAGACATCGCCACTATCCACTAAAGACGACATTCTGATCGAAGAAGTACCAATGGAGGAGGATGGCAGTAGTCTTGCGAATGCTATTGAGCTCCACGACGACCTGGACGGCGGGCCGCTGGCGCCTTTCAGCGACATATTCCTACTCTCGCCTGCCAACGACATGACTGCCCCACAGCAGATCGAGTGGTTACGAGGCCATCTGGCAACACCGAACACACATATGGATCCTGCTTTCTTCGCTGTTCTTGCAACAGCACTCGGCAACCATGTCACACAAGCTCAAGCATTGCCGGATCTTGGCCGCACGAAGTATATCGACGAACAAGACTTCTTCGACAAGCTTGGCGAAGTGTGCTTTCGCATCTTAGCTCGGCATACGCTATTCGAGAAGCACATTCTGGAGGACAAGCGTTGCAAAGCTGAAATGCTCCAGCACATCAACGATTTCATGCAGAACATCAACGACATGTGTCTCAACGTACTTGAGATCTTGCCTTCATTGATGGAGTCCATATCGACCAGACGGGACTCTGGCAGTATCAGAGAAGGGCCTCAGCGCAACAGTCTACTCTGGTTCATCCGCATACTTGGCCAGAGTCTTGCCGGGTACAATGCGGGCGTGTTCAGTCACTTTAAGGACTTCGACTTTAGGCCAGTCGCGTCGCGGAAGATCCGCGAACAGCAGTTCTTGGGCTTTCAAGGCGCCACTGACAGACTGGTCACACTACTGCGAAAGCTCACTAAATACAACAAGCAACTGATCGACAGTGCGTGGGACGAGCAGGCTTGGGAGGCAGTAAGCGCCATTCTCCACGTGCAAGACAAGCTTCAGGTGGACAAGCCCGATCACATCCGTGCAGTGCTGAAGACACTACACGAAGATGTTCTACCAGTCACATGCAATCGGAAAAAGCAAGCTCTGCCTGTCAGACTCCACGAATTGAGCATTAGCTTATCGGAAAAGCTTCTGTCCCAGCTCTTGGCCTCTGCCGATACGGAAGCGACGATCGATATCTACACAACATACACCAGGAGTGACGACGACGCGCTTTTCCCACAGCGGACCGATGGTGGAGCACTGGTGCAACAGCTGGTCGACTTGAGCGACAGCGACGTCGAAGTACAGAGATCTCTCATGAGCACCGCATCGTGGCTACAACAGATGAACAGACTACTCCACAGCGATATCATGGACTTCTGCAACTATGGCATCAGCGAGTTGAACACACGCCTGCCCAAGATATACACGCAATATCGTGATTCTCCACAAGGGCTAGAGCATCCTGTCTTGGTCTACATTGCTCGATTCCTGCGCTGCCATGAGGTCATTCGATTCATCTTTGGTCCAAACTCGCACTCGAGTCTTATCAACTACAGTCGCGACATTGTCGGGTTTCTTGCCGCCATCAACAATTATACCAACCAGGAAACAGATGTCATCTGGCAGGCGTGTACCGAAAGTGTCGAGGTCGAGAAGGTGAAGGCCTCGTGGAGTGTGCTCCACGGGATCAGCGGCTTGCTCGACATCGATCATCTGCTGTACTTGGTGGAACAGTTTTCGCTTACAGCACGCTCAAAGCTGAGCAACGACATGATCGCAGCACTGagcgatctcttctctacgGTTTCAAAGACGGCGAACGGGCCTCTCGAAGGTGAGAACCGCCTGAAGACGGCTTTCGTCAGTATCGATCTCATGATGGGTCTCGACGCGACATCTGAAGACCCCGTGTCGAAGCAGCTTCGCCGCGTTGCAACTCACGAACTTTTGCGGTTCATGGGGCCTGACTATACCACCGGCGATCGACATCAGATCTTCGCACGTTGCATACAAAGATATGGCGCTTCTGGAGGAGATGCGACAGCCGCGGTGACGATTCTAAACTCCATGCTGAGCAAGATCACGTTGTCCCCGGACGACACTCAAGACCTACTGGGGATGTTGTCAGTCCCGACTGCGATTAAGGAGTTAGGTCATTTCGTGGAAGATCGCCGTGCGTTGGAGGACCGCAATTCGACCCGTCTATCGATCATCGCCAGGTTAATCATGATTCTGCACCTCATGACTCTTGCACACGAGACCTGGGCAGTGGAAATAGCGCAGCTACTGTTCGACATTGTGGTTGGAGATCTGGCGTTGGACAACACGGCGAGAGATCTTGCATGGACATACTTGTCGAACGTCGTCAAAGGGACTCCTCAACCCTCGAGGGTGGTCCGTTTGCTTTTCAAACACTTCATCAGCAATCTAGCCAGTGAAGTATCATTGACACACACGACCCCACGGCTGGTAGCCCTCTTGGGCGCATCCCTCGGCAGCCCAAAAGACGAATATGAAATGCTGGGCTCCCCCGTATGGGCGAAACTGGTTCATTGTGCCGAGAGCAGTGGCGACGATCGTGTGCGGCAAGCAGCGACTGATACAATCCGAGGGATACTGTGCAACCCTGATGTGCCGCTGCCGAAAGGCATCCGTCCGGTGGAGCTCCAGTCAAAATTCACGGAGCGACAGATCGAGCGTGTACTCGCCACGTCCGGAAAGCCTGGCGCAGCATCGCAGCAGCTCGCTTGTCGGCAGCTGGACTTGTTGGATGCTGTGCTTCAGGCGAGTGCAAAGTATCCTGCACGCGTGAAGACCAACAAAAACTCCAAGCTCGATTTGGACCCAAACAGCGCCGAGAATAAGGTACATTTCCTGATCGAGGTTTATTGGGGCGGTAAAAATGAGCCAGAGCAGTACCATTCGTCCAGATCGAAGACCACCAAGCTGCGGGCACTTGCAGACCGTCTTCCTGCATTGACAGGCGCATACGAGCACCGACTGATCTTGGGTGGCAAGCTTGTGGACCTGACCAAGCAGGCTGATGAGACTTTGTCGAGTATCGGCCTGCAAAGCTCAGGTGTGCTGCAGATCTGCCCCAAGTACACAATTCAGAGCGATATTAACAGGCTGATGAAACCGGTAGGTACCGTTGAACAAACAATCATGAGCCACTACAAGCGGATCGAAGCTCTGCTCGTCGGAACAAGCGAGATTGCGCGTCGAACATATGATCTGCTCAAGCAGATTCGACCACCAGACGAGACACGCGACAGGGTCACCTCGCCGCAGACAGAGCTTAACGAGATCTGTCCCATCTCTAGCAAGTGGCGAATCATGATGACTGCTCACGTACTCAAGACGCATCTCCTTGACTTTGCCAACATCGGCGTCGTGGATCAGACATTCTTCATGCGTGGTACGCGGATACTCATCGCTGTAGTAATGGCCTGGAACCAGATGCTCGATCCCCAGATCACCACAACGGTTTTAGACTGCCTAGTCTGCTTCTTGCAAGAACGGGCGGAGACAACAGTCGACGTTAAGATTACGCAAGAGCCTGACCGACTGGTGACACGCATGCTCGATATGTGTTTTCGCGCAGTGGAACTGCACACCAAGCAGAGTGACTTGGCCGAACAAGTCTACAAGGCGCTATTGCATGCCTTTCAACAACAGCCTGAGATCTGGGATAGCTTTGTGGCCGACTCGCGCACTGTGGATCTTCATCGTCAGTTGTTACTGAGCACAAACGCGGAACTCCTTGGCAAGGTGAGTACCATGATCGAAACCTTCTGTAAAGAGTCCTTCGCCACCAGTGAGGGTGGCGCAAGCTTCTACCTCAAGGTCTTACTTGGGCTTGTTCCGGACGCACTGAGCCCTCAGGGTCGCAATGCAGCGTTCTTCCAGCTGGCCACGAACATACTCCACGCCGACACGACCTTGCCAGCGGATGAGGAGGGAGCCCGCGACACCATGCAGGAGCTGGTGACAGCCCTATGGCAGTATCGACATACAGAGACGCCAAACTTTCCTCAAAAAGACGCAGCAATGGCAGGTCTGCTACAGCTACTTCTCGAATCTATTCAAGTAGTGCGAAGTGCCAAGAAGCCACTTGCGCTCGAAGGCTTCGCTCTGCAAGTGTTCACGCAGCTTCTCTTTCCGAACAAAGACGGCTCGTGTTGGCAAGCGCTCCTGGACGAGCAGTCACGAAGTGTCGCTTTCCGCCTCGTCAAGGCCACCTGTGAGTCGGAAGAGGACATCTATGGCATCATCGACAGAGCATTCAGCGCGTTACAAGAGACTGGCAACGATCCTGCTGCCACCTATCCTGGCAGAGACAAGTTTCTCAGGGCGGCAACCGAGCCCAGCGGCTTGCCCAACCTTCGCAATACCTGCTACATGAATTCCCTCCTCCAGCAATTGTTCGCGAACACAAAGTTTCGCAAATTCATCTTCAGCATACCACTCCCAGGCGGATCGCAGGAGACAGTGTTAGCCGCAGTCAGCAGACTGTTCGCTAACATGCAAGATGGATACTTTACCTCGATCGATGTAGCCCATCTCGCAAAGCTTCTAGACATCGATGTGTGGATTCAAGAGGACGTTCACACATTCTATGAAAACTTCTTGTCGAGACTCGAGGCAGATATGCCGAGTGCAGACTACAAGGCTCAGCTGGCGCGCTTCTACACCGGCAATCTTGTTTCGCAGGTCAAGGGCGCTTGTGGTCATGTCTCATCCAGGCTCGAAGAGTTTGTCGACATCCCTATTGTCGTCACCAATCAGAAAGATCTGGCCAGCAGTTTGGAAGCCTACATTCAAGGCGAACAGATGGAGGGTCAGAACCGGTATCGATGCTCGGCATGCGATCCCAGCACTGATGGCCGGCTAGTCGACGCCATGAAGCGCAGCTGCATCGAGGATCTGCCCGACAATGTCACGTTCTGCCTGAAGCGCTTCAGCTTCGAAGCTATGTTTGGTGGAGATGCGTCCAAAGAGAATGGCAGATTTGAGTTCCCTCAGTCCATCGACCTGGGCAAGTATACTCGAGCCCAGCTTGAAGATCCAGAAGCTAAGAAAGACGAGGACATCTTCGAGCTGGTAGGGGTCATCGTTCACTGGGGTACGCTGACCAGCGGCCACTACTGGTCTTATACGCTTGTGCGAAACACAGCATCACCAGATTCTCGCAAGTGGCTGAGACTGAACGACTCGACAGCTGACACAGTCAAGAATGGCCTATCTGAGGTACAAGAGGAATGCTTTGGCGGTGGACTGGGCTTTGATGGCAAGCCGCGCCAGGACAGTGCCTATGTCCTCTTCTACCAGCGAAAGACATCTCTGGAAGAGCAGGTCGCGATTGCAACACCAGTCTCAGACTACTCCTGTATGGACCCTATGCCAGCGAGGGTCAGTCTACCTCCTGCCTTGGAGGAGGAATTGTGCAAAAACAACACTTGGCATCAGCGGATCGCTCAGCTCTTTGACGATGATTTTGCTTCCTTCCTCGCATGGGCAATGGAGAACTTTGGCCAATATACCACTTGGGGCTCTTCTCCGTCGGACACTAGCATCTCCTCCCGCGAAGGACCTACTGGTGCAACGGCGAACGACTTGGTGAACAGCAGTCCTGATTTCCGTGTGATACAGGCAATGAACCTTCTTGTTGCGACGTACTATAAACGCGTGGTTGTTTGTCAGCCGGTGTCTTGGAAGAAGCTGAACACATTGGTGCCAAGTCTCAAGAAGCTCGTCTCTGAGCAGGCGATCTTCGCAGGCTATTTCTTGAACCAAATTATCGACGACACACCTTGGTTCAGCAAGATGATCTTGCATGAGAAGAGGATCGTGCGAACGACGACCTACGAGCTGGTTGTGGCATGCTTGACAGCACTTAAACAATGTGATACCACAGCTTACCAGTCTGGTCTACGCCAAGCCGTCAACATCCACTCCAACATGATCCACTCGAATCTCAGCCTGGGGGTGGAAGCCGATTACATCAACTTTGCGATTGATCTAGCCAACCTTGGCGCTGAAGAGATGGCCTTTATACTCGGCGAAGGTTACTACACCTGGGCCGTGCACCTCCTGATGCTACCCGCCAATATACGGCGGCAAAAACACAATCCGGGCCTGTGGCATCACTTCACTACCCATCCTAACATGGTGTCGGCTTTGTACGACTTCGTGCACATTGTGATCAGCGCCCAGCTCGAATTGGAGAAGGCACGTAAAAGGGCGATCGGGAGCAGCGATTCTGGCGTGTCATTGTACACAGACGAGCTGGATATGCTGGTGAAGCACGGCAATCCAGAGGTGTTCTACTGGATGTACGCTGCGCGCCACGCCAATAAGCCAAACGACTGGACGACTTCATCACCTGGCAGACTACTGTCACTGCTCTGTGAGGCACTACCACCGCAGACTATGGATATGGTGGAAAGCAGCCTCCTCGGCTTCATTGCACAAGAGGAGGAGTCGTTTCCTGCAGTAATGAGTATGGTCCTGCACTATCTCTCATGCGATCTGCCGCTCGAGAGAGCCCTTCCAGCCTGCAACGCTCTCGGCACTACTCTCATCGAGTGGGCAGAGTCGGAAGAAGAATTCCTCAACCGCATCAAGGACGCCTACAGTCTTGCATCCGTTGCGATCCTTCAGAGCACCAAGATCTGGCTTCGTAATATGTTGACCATGCACAGCAAGGGTACTGTCCGCAGAGGCACCCGAGATTTCCTGATGCAGGAAATCTTTACCGGACCTGCGATCTCGGACGACGAGGACTGCGACGCAGCACGCGCACAGTTTGCTATGAACATGGTGACGGAAAACTGTGGCGTTCTCAAGCAAGCTTACAGCAAAGAGTACGCTCGAGCCAGGTACGAGCCAACGATTGCAATCGGCAGGACGGCGGTCCAGCATCTACACGACTTATGCGATGAGGCGACCAAGCTTCGAGCAGACGctgaagaagaagaagaagacgCCGACGATCCCGTTTCAATGAAGTTACAGATCTGGATCGACGAAGCCCAGCGCGCTTGGACCGCATGGGCGCAGCTAGAGGAGGATGTGCTTGGAGATTGGAGTCTTGAAGACGAGATAGTCTTGCGTGGTAATACGCGAGCGGAGTCGGTTGAGGTGTCCGACGGCTACTACACGTCGGACTATGATGAGGATATGGAGGATGGCAGTCCGATGGCATAG
- a CDS encoding Catalase has protein sequence MHATHLHTDNMAPSATAHSADGRTTGDIHRDYNDDRNASAEDTVYCTSNGVPIAHPYEAQRVGDNGPLLLQDFHLVDLLSHFDRERIPERVVHAKGGGAHGYYQTTDPLDDLCLADIFQAGKKCPISVRFSTVGGESGSHDCARDPRGFSVKFRTEEGNWDMVANNTPVFFLRDPAKFPHFIHTQKRDPQSHLTHADDSTMFWDYLSQNPESVHQVMILMGDRGIPDGWRKMHGYAGHTLKLVNKKGDWVYAQMHMKSKQGTDFITQEDSANYSPDYAQKDLYQAIEKGDYPGWDVEFQTMTPKEAEDLWETQKINVFDLTHVWPQKQFPRRKVGEFFLNENVKNYFAEIEQIAFNPAHMPPGIEPSADPVLQSRLFSYPDTHRHRIGVNYQQLPVNAPRVPYRIANFQRDGAMAYLNQGSRPAYLSSIQPNQFRKRTVNLDKTHGHFVGDAVTFLSEIRPEDFNAPRALWERVWDDGARERFINNVSGHMSNCTKEEIIKRQIAIFREVSNDLATRLEKATGVEGYDGIAGLSFNGEHNGMAKDASLRAANNMVDKQSMAANNGAPAAGTHVKVN, from the exons ATGCACGCCACACATCTTCATACAGACAACATGGCACCGTCAGCAACAGCACACTCAGCGGACGGCCGCACGACCGGCGATATCCACCGCGACTACAACGATGACAGGAATGCCTCTGCTGAGGACACTGTCTACTGCACGAGCAACGGAGTGCCGATAGCCCATCCCTACGAGGCACAGCGAGTCGGTGACAATGGCCCTCTGCTTCTCCAAGATTTCCACTTGGTAGACCTGCTCTCCCATTTCGATCGCGAACGAATCCCAGAACGAGTCGTTCACGCAAAGGGTGGAGGCGCCCATGGCTACTACCAGACCACCGACCCTCTGGACGACCTCTGCTTAGCAGACATCTTTCAGGCTGGCAAGAAGTGCCCCATCTCTGTCCGCTTCTCCACAGTCGGTGGCGAGTCTGGTTCTCATGATTGCGCTCGCGATCCTCGTGGCTTCTCAGTCAAGTTCCGTACTGAGGAGGGCAACTGGGACATGGTAGCGAACAACACCCCCGTCTTCTTCCTCCGAGATCCGGCGAAGTTCCCTCACTTCATTCACACACAGAAGCGCGACCCACAGTCGCACCTGACTCACGCCGACGATTCGACTATGTTCTGGGACTACCTGAGCCAGAATCCAGAATCCGTTCACCAAGTCATGATTCTCATGGGTGACCGAGGTATCCCAGACGGTTGGCGTAAGATGCATGGCTATGCCGGCCACACTTTGAAGCTCGTCAACAAGAAGGGCGATTGGGTCTATGCACAG ATGCACATGAAATCCAAGCAAGGAACCGACTTCATCACACAGGAGGACTCTGCGAACTATTCGCCAGATTACGCCCAGAAGGATCTATACCAGGCAATCGAAAAGGGCGATTACCCAGGCTGGGACGTTGAATTCCAGACCATGACACCAAAGGAAGCCGAGGACCTGTGGGAGACACAGAAGATTAACGTATTCGACTTGACCCACGTCTGGCCCCAAAAGCAATTTCCCCGCCGCAAAGTCGGCGAGTTCTTCCTGAACGAAAACGTCAAGAACTACTTCGCGGAGATTGAGCAAATCGCCTTCAACCCCGCCCACATGCCCCCAGGCATCGAACCCTCAGCAGACCCCGTCCTCCAATCCCGCCTCTTCTCCTACCCGGACACCCACCGCCACCGCATCGGCGTCAACTACCAGCAACTCCCCGTCAACGCCCCCCGCGTACCCTACAGGATCGCCAACTTCCAGCGTGACGGCGCCATGGCGTACCTCAATCAGGGCTCGCGACCAGCATACCTCAGCTCCATCCAGCCCAACCAGTTCCGGAAGCGAACTGTGAACCTCGACAAGACACACGGCCACTTCGTCGGCGACGCTGTGACGTTCTTGTCTGAGATCCGGCCTGAGGACTTCAATGCCCCTCGCGCCCTTTGGGAGCGTGTCTGGGATGATGGTGCGCGTGAGCGTTTCATCAACAACGTCTCTGGTCACATGAGTAACTGCACGAAGGAGGAGATTATTAAGAGACAGATTGCGATTTTCCGCGAGGTGTCGAATGATCTCGCCACAAGGCTGGAGAAAGCTACTGGTGTGGAGGGATATGATGGTATTGCGGGGCTGAGTTTCAATGGCGAACACAATGGCATGGCGAAGGATGCTAGTCTGCG